A region of Paenibacillus sp. JNUCC-31 DNA encodes the following proteins:
- a CDS encoding HPr family phosphocarrier protein — protein sequence MTKHPVVVRLKTGLHARPAALFVQEANKYSSEVFVEKDDKKVNAKSIMGIMSLAISTGTEIQISAEGADAEQAVNALVSLVSKEELENQ from the coding sequence ATGACAAAGCACCCGGTAGTTGTCCGTTTGAAAACGGGTCTCCATGCCAGACCTGCGGCACTGTTCGTTCAAGAAGCGAATAAGTACTCATCTGAAGTGTTCGTCGAGAAGGACGACAAAAAAGTAAATGCAAAAAGTATCATGGGGATCATGAGCCTTGCAATCAGCACAGGTACGGAAATCCAGATTAGCGCAGAAGGCGCGGACGCCGAACAGGCTGTAAACGCTTTAGTTAGTCTGGTAAGCAAGGAAGAACTTGAAAACCAATAA
- a CDS encoding PdaC/SigV domain-containing protein, translating to MTSWKKWTSALLAAGIIVGSGAVWQDSSVQAASVSTKVTTPTEVTLKSGGKTLTQKGLLQGGSTWVSLTAVKDVAGGSLKYDAKAKEYALTAASNTMTISLIDGSPSVRINNYYPQVEAKLINGRLYIPFSAMRDYLGVQGSWDGKAKTLTLSKVKQNSVAIKAATVKVSIKNAEVDIQYPQVSGLANDKAEAAINKVLKDEVDAFVADFKKQTKEFGDATANRPYAFESSYVVTYNENGVLGLITQRYQDYAGAHGMTFRSGHTFALDSGKELSLDDVIQNNKTVRETLSKKVGDQLKASGGYLEGYKGLNKDQDFYVTPTGVVVFFQLYEYTAYAEGFPEFPFTYKELLPKGTEPFSGLTANK from the coding sequence ATGACATCATGGAAAAAATGGACGAGTGCACTACTGGCGGCAGGAATTATTGTAGGGAGTGGAGCTGTATGGCAGGATAGTTCCGTGCAGGCAGCTTCGGTATCGACGAAAGTGACAACACCTACGGAGGTGACCCTGAAGTCTGGAGGCAAAACTCTTACTCAAAAAGGACTTCTGCAAGGTGGCTCTACTTGGGTATCGCTTACCGCAGTGAAAGATGTTGCGGGTGGAAGCTTGAAATATGATGCAAAAGCTAAGGAGTACGCCTTAACGGCAGCCAGTAATACAATGACGATCAGCCTGATTGATGGTTCGCCGAGTGTTAGAATTAACAACTACTACCCGCAAGTGGAAGCGAAGCTCATTAATGGCCGACTGTATATTCCATTCTCTGCAATGAGAGATTATCTGGGTGTTCAGGGCAGCTGGGATGGAAAAGCGAAGACACTGACGCTGAGCAAAGTGAAGCAGAATAGTGTGGCGATTAAGGCGGCAACAGTGAAAGTCAGCATCAAGAACGCCGAAGTCGATATCCAATATCCTCAGGTCAGCGGACTGGCTAACGATAAAGCAGAAGCAGCGATCAACAAGGTGCTGAAGGATGAAGTCGATGCTTTTGTAGCGGATTTCAAAAAACAAACCAAGGAATTTGGAGACGCAACAGCGAACCGTCCATATGCATTTGAGAGCTCCTATGTCGTGACGTACAACGAAAATGGTGTGCTTGGGCTCATTACTCAAAGATATCAGGACTATGCGGGCGCACATGGCATGACGTTCCGTTCGGGTCACACCTTTGCTCTGGATTCCGGTAAGGAATTGAGTCTGGATGATGTGATACAAAATAACAAAACCGTGCGTGAAACGTTGAGTAAAAAAGTTGGAGATCAGCTTAAAGCTAGTGGCGGTTATCTTGAAGGCTATAAAGGCTTGAATAAAGATCAGGATTTCTATGTAACACCCACAGGTGTAGTTGTATTCTTCCAGTTGTATGAGTACACAGCTTATGCAGAGGGTTTTCCGGAATTCCCATTCACGTATAAAGAGTTGCTTCCTAAGGGCACAGAACCGTTTAGTGGGTTAACTGCAAACAAGTAA
- the gap gene encoding type I glyceraldehyde-3-phosphate dehydrogenase, translating to MIKVGINGFGRIGRLAFRRIQNVEGIEVVAINDLTDAKMLAHLLKYDTTQGRFDGDVEVHDGFFKVNGKEVKVLANRNPEELPWGDLGVDIVLECTGFFTTKEAAEKHLKGGAKKVVISAPATGDMKTIVYNVNHEILDGTETVISGASCTTNCLAPMAKTLQDKFGIVQGLMTTIHAYTGDQNTLDAPHPKGDFRRARAAAENIIPNTTGAAKAIGLVIPELQGKLDGAAQRVPVATGSLTELVTVLGKKVTAEEVNAVMKEASDPQTFGYTEDEIVSSDIQGITFGSLFDATQTKVLTVGDQQLVKTVAWYDNEMSYTAQLVRTLEHFAKMIK from the coding sequence ATGATTAAAGTAGGTATTAACGGTTTTGGACGTATTGGTCGTTTGGCATTCCGCCGTATTCAAAATGTAGAGGGCATTGAAGTTGTAGCAATCAACGACTTGACTGATGCTAAAATGCTGGCTCATTTGCTCAAATATGATACAACTCAAGGTCGCTTCGATGGCGATGTTGAAGTACATGATGGCTTCTTCAAAGTGAACGGCAAAGAAGTTAAAGTATTGGCTAACCGTAACCCAGAAGAACTTCCTTGGGGCGACCTGGGTGTAGATATCGTTCTGGAATGTACTGGTTTCTTCACTACTAAAGAAGCAGCTGAGAAACACTTGAAAGGTGGAGCTAAGAAAGTTGTTATCTCCGCACCAGCTACTGGCGACATGAAAACCATCGTTTACAACGTAAACCATGAAATCCTCGACGGTACTGAAACTGTAATCTCCGGCGCATCTTGCACAACAAACTGCCTGGCACCTATGGCAAAAACGCTGCAAGACAAATTCGGAATCGTTCAAGGTTTGATGACTACAATTCACGCTTACACTGGCGACCAAAACACATTGGATGCTCCACACCCTAAAGGTGACTTCCGTCGTGCTCGCGCAGCAGCTGAAAACATCATCCCTAACACAACTGGTGCTGCTAAAGCAATCGGTCTGGTAATTCCAGAACTGCAAGGCAAACTCGATGGTGCAGCTCAACGTGTACCAGTAGCAACTGGTTCCCTGACTGAGCTCGTAACTGTATTGGGTAAAAAAGTTACTGCTGAAGAAGTTAACGCAGTAATGAAAGAAGCTTCCGATCCACAAACTTTCGGATACACAGAAGACGAAATCGTATCTTCCGATATCCAAGGTATCACTTTCGGTTCCCTGTTTGATGCAACTCAAACTAAAGTTCTGACTGTTGGCGACCAACAACTGGTTAAAACTGTAGCTTGGTATGACAATGAAATGTCCTACACTGCTCAACTGGTTCGCACTTTGGAGCACTTTGCAAAAATGATCAAGTAA
- a CDS encoding SIMPL domain-containing protein, with the protein MGKQWMKPLGAVLVAGTLLVGGTAWVAPGNYAYAAEVQGVQQNVINVVGTGEIQVKPDIAYLSIGVNSTAETAASAQKANAAKIQKVTNLLKNTWKISADDIQTSQFYVQPNYTYSDKDGQKIKGYTAHHTLTVTYRDMDKIGELLDAASQAGANNIENVRFTVEKPESFEAQVIEKAVANADVKAGAIAKAVKRQLGAVLSVSQGDANVPVMYATESLMSQAKSDAVGGTAIETGQVKVSTTLNITYEMK; encoded by the coding sequence ATGGGTAAACAATGGATGAAACCGCTGGGTGCGGTATTGGTTGCAGGAACATTGCTTGTTGGAGGTACTGCATGGGTGGCACCGGGGAATTATGCGTATGCTGCTGAAGTTCAGGGAGTTCAGCAAAATGTGATTAACGTTGTGGGTACAGGGGAGATTCAGGTGAAGCCGGATATCGCTTATCTTTCCATTGGAGTGAATAGTACCGCGGAAACAGCAGCATCTGCTCAAAAAGCGAATGCGGCGAAAATTCAGAAGGTAACCAATCTGCTGAAAAATACGTGGAAAATCAGTGCAGATGATATTCAAACCAGTCAGTTCTACGTACAGCCTAACTACACGTATAGCGATAAAGACGGACAGAAGATTAAAGGGTACACAGCGCATCACACACTGACTGTCACATACCGTGATATGGACAAGATCGGTGAGCTTCTGGATGCTGCTTCCCAAGCTGGTGCCAACAACATTGAAAACGTGCGCTTTACGGTCGAAAAACCGGAAAGTTTTGAAGCTCAAGTGATTGAGAAAGCTGTTGCCAATGCTGATGTGAAAGCTGGAGCTATTGCCAAAGCGGTTAAACGTCAACTGGGTGCTGTTCTTTCCGTGAGCCAAGGTGATGCCAATGTGCCTGTAATGTACGCAACCGAATCTTTGATGTCCCAAGCGAAGTCAGATGCAGTAGGGGGCACAGCCATTGAAACAGGACAGGTCAAAGTAAGCACAACGCTGAATATTACTTATGAAATGAAATAA
- a CDS encoding phosphoglycerate kinase, translated as MNKKSVRDIELTGKRAFVRVDFNVPLEDGKITDDKRIRATLPTINYLIEKGAKVILASHMGRPKGEVVESMRLTPAAERLSELLGKKVVKADDCIGDAVKAQIAGLNNGDVMLLENVRFYAGEEKNDPELAKQFAELADVFVNDAFGAAHRAHASTEGIAHLLPAVSGLLMEKELEVLGKAISNPERPFTAIIGGSKVKDKIDVIDNLLNIADNVIIGGGLSYTFMKAQGYEVGQSLLDESKLDVALGFIEKAKKLGKNFYLPVDIVISDDFSANANTKIVEVGDIPADWEGIDIGPKTREIYADVIKNSKLVVWNGPMGVFEIEPFSHGTRAVAEACATTDAYTVIGGGDSAAAAEKFKLADKMDHISTGGGASLEFMEGKVLPGVVALNDK; from the coding sequence ATGAACAAAAAAAGTGTACGTGATATCGAATTGACAGGAAAACGGGCTTTTGTCCGCGTAGATTTTAATGTGCCGCTCGAAGATGGTAAAATTACAGATGACAAACGTATTCGTGCTACCCTTCCTACGATCAACTACTTGATCGAAAAAGGCGCTAAAGTTATTTTGGCAAGCCACATGGGTCGTCCAAAGGGCGAAGTGGTTGAATCCATGCGTTTGACTCCGGCTGCTGAGCGTTTGTCTGAATTGCTTGGCAAAAAAGTCGTTAAAGCTGACGACTGCATTGGTGATGCGGTAAAAGCTCAAATCGCTGGACTGAACAACGGCGACGTAATGTTGCTTGAAAACGTTCGTTTCTATGCAGGCGAAGAGAAGAATGATCCGGAACTGGCAAAACAATTTGCTGAACTGGCTGACGTTTTCGTTAACGACGCTTTCGGCGCTGCTCACAGAGCACATGCTTCGACAGAAGGTATCGCTCACTTGTTGCCAGCGGTGTCCGGTTTGTTGATGGAGAAAGAACTGGAAGTGTTGGGTAAAGCGATCTCCAACCCTGAGCGTCCTTTCACAGCAATCATCGGTGGTTCCAAGGTTAAGGACAAAATTGATGTCATCGACAATCTGTTGAACATTGCAGATAACGTAATCATCGGTGGTGGTCTGTCCTACACATTCATGAAGGCTCAAGGTTATGAAGTAGGTCAATCCCTGCTGGATGAGTCCAAACTGGATGTAGCTCTGGGCTTTATCGAAAAAGCGAAAAAACTGGGCAAAAACTTCTATCTGCCAGTCGATATCGTAATCTCCGACGACTTCAGCGCAAACGCAAACACGAAGATCGTTGAAGTTGGCGACATTCCTGCAGATTGGGAAGGTATCGACATCGGTCCTAAAACACGTGAGATCTACGCTGACGTGATCAAAAATTCCAAACTCGTTGTATGGAACGGACCAATGGGCGTATTCGAAATCGAACCATTCTCGCATGGTACTCGTGCGGTAGCGGAAGCTTGTGCAACAACAGATGCTTATACAGTAATTGGCGGCGGTGACTCCGCAGCAGCAGCTGAGAAGTTCAAACTGGCTGACAAAATGGACCACATCTCTACAGGTGGCGGTGCATCGCTCGAGTTCATGGAAGGCAAAGTGCTTCCTGGCGTAGTTGCATTGAACGACAAGTAA
- a CDS encoding sugar-binding transcriptional regulator, with protein sequence MRTILEVQKQLLPDLMDVLKKRYTILHQIMLSDVIGRRTLANSMQMTERVLRAETDLLKAQGLIEIDSAGMKISEAGHELLQQLEPVAKELFGLSELEERIKLAYGLQKVVVVPGDSDISPFAKRELGRAGAKALGNIMSDNDVVAVTGGSTTAEVAEQLTPPTSLKGVWFVPARGGLGESLEIQANTIASTMAKRVGAQYKLLHVPDLLSDHAYESLIQDPSVQEILQLIRKSRIVIHGIGDAVEMARRRKLATEIIEELQEQGAVSESFGYYFNDQGEVVHTMLTLGMRLQDIERTDVVIGIAGGKSKAAAIHSVLRFGQEDILIIDEAAAEVIAAELE encoded by the coding sequence ATGCGAACGATTTTAGAAGTGCAAAAGCAGCTTCTGCCTGATCTCATGGATGTCTTGAAGAAGAGGTATACGATCCTGCATCAGATCATGTTATCGGATGTGATCGGACGGAGGACGTTAGCCAATTCCATGCAGATGACCGAGCGGGTTCTGAGGGCTGAGACCGATTTGTTAAAGGCTCAGGGACTTATTGAAATTGACAGTGCTGGCATGAAGATCAGCGAGGCAGGGCATGAATTGCTGCAGCAGTTGGAACCCGTCGCCAAAGAGCTGTTTGGATTATCCGAACTGGAAGAGCGCATCAAGCTAGCCTACGGTCTGCAAAAGGTAGTTGTGGTTCCTGGCGATTCGGACATTTCTCCATTTGCCAAACGGGAACTGGGCAGAGCCGGAGCGAAGGCTCTGGGTAATATTATGAGTGATAACGATGTTGTTGCCGTTACTGGCGGTTCAACAACGGCTGAGGTCGCAGAGCAACTGACTCCGCCAACATCGCTGAAAGGTGTCTGGTTCGTACCGGCACGCGGCGGGCTTGGAGAAAGTCTCGAGATTCAGGCCAATACGATCGCATCCACGATGGCAAAACGGGTAGGGGCTCAATACAAACTCCTGCATGTACCGGACTTGCTTAGTGATCATGCTTATGAATCGTTAATCCAGGACCCGAGTGTTCAGGAGATTCTGCAGCTGATCCGCAAATCGCGGATCGTCATTCACGGAATCGGTGATGCCGTAGAGATGGCGCGGCGCCGCAAACTTGCAACAGAGATCATAGAAGAACTCCAGGAGCAAGGGGCCGTATCTGAATCCTTCGGTTATTACTTTAATGATCAGGGTGAGGTGGTACATACCATGCTTACGCTGGGCATGCGACTTCAGGATATTGAACGGACCGATGTCGTGATTGGGATTGCAGGTGGCAAAAGCAAAGCTGCTGCCATACATTCTGTCCTGCGATTTGGTCAGGAAGATATTCTGATTATTGATGAGGCTGCTGCTGAGGTCATCGCCGCCGAATTGGAATAA
- the clpP gene encoding ATP-dependent Clp endopeptidase proteolytic subunit ClpP: MSYIPMVVEQSNRGERAYDIYSRLLKDRIIFLGSDVNDVVANSIMAQMLFLTAEDPEKDIHLYINSPGGSITAGMAIYDTMQFIKPDVSTICVGMAASMGAFLLNAGAKGKRFALPNSEIMIHQPLGGAQGQASDIEIRARRILKMRDTLNRIIAERSGQPLERIEKDTDRDYFMSAAEAADYGIIDKVIENVGSQGI; encoded by the coding sequence GTGAGTTATATTCCAATGGTCGTTGAACAGAGCAACCGCGGTGAGCGCGCCTATGACATCTATTCCAGATTGCTGAAGGATCGTATCATCTTCCTTGGCAGTGATGTAAATGACGTTGTAGCGAATTCCATCATGGCACAGATGTTGTTCCTTACTGCGGAAGATCCGGAGAAAGACATTCACTTATACATCAACAGCCCAGGCGGATCGATTACAGCCGGTATGGCTATCTACGATACAATGCAATTCATCAAACCGGATGTATCTACCATTTGTGTAGGTATGGCGGCTTCCATGGGTGCATTCCTGTTGAACGCAGGTGCCAAAGGTAAACGTTTTGCATTGCCTAACAGTGAAATTATGATTCACCAACCACTTGGTGGTGCGCAAGGTCAAGCTTCGGACATCGAAATCCGTGCCCGCCGCATCCTGAAAATGCGTGATACCTTGAACCGCATCATTGCTGAACGTTCAGGCCAACCGCTGGAGCGTATCGAGAAAGATACAGATCGTGACTACTTCATGAGTGCTGCTGAAGCTGCCGATTACGGTATCATTGATAAAGTTATCGAAAACGTAGGTTCCCAAGGCATCTAA